Proteins encoded within one genomic window of Geotalea daltonii FRC-32:
- the mobA gene encoding molybdenum cofactor guanylyltransferase — MNFIDLSNQSTNVTGVILAGGASSRMGSNKALLPYRGGRFIEAIHRQLARHFAEIIVVTNTPQQYSFLPCRTVCDLFPGMGALAGIHAGLFHSTTPAIFAVACDMPYLDDELIRYLTSRYNPAGVVIPESDGGLEPLHAVYGRGCLGGMEKSLAAGKKRVVSFFDGVPVEVVPAGLVACFDGGFNSFRNINTPADYFSLRGEQTVVHSSDNSSAISKRRE; from the coding sequence ATGAATTTCATCGACCTCAGCAATCAAAGTACCAATGTTACCGGCGTCATCCTGGCCGGTGGCGCCTCCAGCCGCATGGGGAGCAATAAGGCGCTCCTCCCTTACCGGGGCGGGCGATTCATCGAGGCGATTCATCGGCAGCTTGCCCGGCACTTTGCCGAGATCATTGTCGTCACCAATACGCCACAGCAGTACTCGTTCCTGCCTTGTCGAACGGTCTGCGACCTGTTCCCCGGCATGGGGGCGCTGGCCGGCATCCATGCCGGGCTCTTCCACAGCACCACTCCGGCCATCTTTGCCGTCGCCTGCGATATGCCCTACCTGGATGACGAACTGATACGCTACCTCACCAGTCGCTATAATCCGGCCGGGGTTGTGATTCCCGAAAGCGACGGCGGCCTTGAACCACTCCATGCGGTCTATGGGCGCGGCTGCCTGGGGGGCATGGAAAAGAGCCTCGCGGCAGGTAAAAAGCGGGTAGTCTCTTTTTTCGATGGGGTTCCCGTGGAGGTCGTGCCGGCCGGTCTGGTGGCCTGTTTCGACGGTGGGTTCAATTCCTTCCGCAACATCAATACCCCCGCCGACTACTTCAGTCTGCGCGGGGAGCAGACGGTCGTTCACAGCAGTGACAACAGCAGCGCCATAAGCAAAAGGAGAGAGTAA
- a CDS encoding twin-arginine translocase TatA/TatE family subunit, protein MFGFGMPEVIVIGIIALVVVGPSKLPQLGQALGSSIRNFKKASQGEDMAKIEKE, encoded by the coding sequence ATGTTCGGATTCGGCATGCCCGAAGTTATAGTCATAGGCATAATCGCCCTGGTGGTGGTTGGCCCGTCGAAACTGCCCCAGTTGGGTCAGGCCCTGGGGAGCAGTATCAGGAACTTCAAGAAAGCCAGCCAGGGCGAGGATATGGCGAAGATCGAGAAGGAGTAA
- a CDS encoding S8 family serine peptidase produces MTRLLICKIHLAALLLVLMAGRGNAVAATTDLFVNQAIARYLAAGRVAPAVKENLDRDGLAEVLAVLADDDMESQVALLRQGQRPGVDSAELVSEKARLYKVKKRSILAPLPMDGYEQLQEFEHAPVLHLRVNAAGLAVLLENPEVVAVSENRAHRHHLSQSLPLIRAAQAQAMGATGAGTAVAVLDTGVDYTRSAFGGCSAPGVPSSCKVIYAQDIAPSDGQLDGNGHGSNVAGIILGVAPETGIIALDVFRTDGYAYTSDLLSALNWALSNRATYNIAAVNMSLGGGSYSAVCSSDPLASIVNNLRNAGVASAISSGNEAYNGSMASPACVPAAVSVGAVYDSNMGSISWAGCTDATTAADKVTCFTNMADFLTILAPGALINAAGYTYGGTSQAAPHIAGVVAAMKSAHPSLTVNDLVSRLTSTGQSVSTKRLGTTYVKPRVNLEAAMQYPRIVMPAGPQDYGYHPQGSSTIRTLTIGNNGTTDLQLGTLNLSGTDADQFLIQNDSCSGRAVAPIATCTFDLVFQPSRGGDFLVSLSIPSNDPDLPQGMISLSGSSLARYQLTVSPSGNGTVTSQPDGIACGASCSAQFVMGTVVTLTALPAADSILSGWGGACSGSGPCQVNMNGPLTVSAAFTTKPPVALSGAPENYFTSLSDAYAAAPDGSTIQAKAATFTESLLLQRNVAVTLAGGYDSAYGAVVGMTVVNGDLTISAGSVTVQGLTLQ; encoded by the coding sequence ATGACAAGGCTTCTTATATGTAAAATCCACCTGGCGGCGCTGCTGCTGGTGCTGATGGCGGGGCGCGGCAATGCCGTGGCAGCCACGACCGATCTGTTTGTCAACCAGGCTATAGCGCGGTACCTGGCAGCTGGGCGCGTTGCGCCTGCGGTGAAGGAAAATCTCGACCGGGACGGCTTGGCCGAGGTCCTGGCTGTGCTGGCCGATGACGACATGGAGTCCCAAGTGGCGCTGCTTCGTCAAGGCCAGAGGCCGGGGGTGGATTCGGCCGAGTTGGTCAGCGAAAAGGCACGTCTGTATAAGGTTAAAAAGCGGAGTATTCTTGCTCCCCTGCCCATGGACGGTTACGAACAGCTCCAGGAATTCGAACATGCGCCGGTGCTGCACCTCCGTGTCAATGCTGCCGGTCTGGCCGTGCTGTTGGAGAATCCGGAGGTGGTTGCCGTCAGTGAGAACCGTGCCCATCGCCACCATTTATCCCAGAGCCTGCCGTTGATCAGGGCCGCTCAGGCCCAGGCCATGGGTGCGACTGGGGCGGGTACGGCGGTGGCGGTGCTCGATACCGGGGTCGACTACACTCGCAGCGCTTTCGGTGGCTGCTCGGCGCCCGGGGTTCCCTCATCATGCAAGGTAATTTACGCCCAGGATATTGCCCCCAGCGATGGGCAGTTGGACGGCAACGGCCATGGCAGTAACGTGGCGGGGATCATCCTCGGGGTAGCTCCGGAAACGGGTATCATCGCTTTGGATGTATTCCGCACCGATGGTTATGCTTACACCTCCGACCTCTTGAGTGCCCTCAACTGGGCACTCTCCAACCGAGCCACCTACAATATCGCTGCCGTCAACATGAGCCTGGGGGGAGGGAGCTACAGCGCCGTCTGCAGCAGCGATCCCCTTGCCTCGATAGTCAACAACCTGCGAAACGCCGGGGTGGCGTCGGCCATTTCCTCGGGGAATGAGGCCTACAACGGTTCCATGGCCTCGCCGGCCTGCGTGCCTGCTGCCGTTTCGGTGGGAGCGGTATACGACTCCAATATGGGTTCCATATCCTGGGCCGGCTGCACCGACGCCACCACGGCTGCCGACAAGGTTACCTGCTTCACCAACATGGCCGATTTCCTGACTATCCTGGCTCCCGGCGCCTTGATTAACGCAGCGGGTTACACCTATGGCGGCACTTCCCAGGCGGCGCCCCACATCGCCGGTGTTGTGGCGGCCATGAAAAGTGCCCATCCCTCTCTGACCGTCAACGACTTGGTGAGCAGGCTGACCTCCACCGGCCAGTCTGTTTCCACAAAGCGACTGGGAACCACCTATGTGAAACCGCGGGTCAATCTGGAAGCGGCCATGCAGTACCCCAGAATCGTTATGCCTGCAGGGCCCCAGGATTACGGCTACCATCCCCAGGGGAGCTCGACTATCAGGACGCTTACTATAGGCAACAACGGCACAACCGATCTGCAGCTGGGCACCTTGAACCTGTCCGGCACCGATGCCGATCAGTTCCTCATTCAGAACGACAGCTGTTCAGGGCGGGCCGTGGCCCCCATTGCCACCTGCACCTTCGACCTGGTCTTTCAGCCTTCCCGTGGCGGCGATTTCCTCGTCTCCCTGTCCATCCCCTCCAACGACCCCGATTTACCCCAGGGTATGATCTCCTTGAGCGGTTCATCATTGGCACGCTACCAGCTGACTGTCTCCCCGAGCGGCAACGGCACCGTTACCAGCCAGCCGGACGGCATTGCCTGCGGCGCTTCCTGCAGCGCCCAATTCGTCATGGGAACGGTGGTCACTCTTACGGCGTTGCCGGCAGCCGATTCCATCCTGTCCGGCTGGGGTGGTGCCTGCAGCGGGAGCGGGCCCTGCCAAGTGAACATGAACGGCCCCTTGACCGTTTCTGCCGCCTTTACCACCAAGCCCCCCGTGGCGCTTTCCGGTGCGCCTGAAAACTATTTCACCTCCCTGTCCGACGCCTATGCCGCAGCTCCCGACGGCAGCACCATCCAGGCCAAGGCTGCCACCTTCACGGAAAGCCTGCTCCTGCAAAGGAATGTGGCGGTGACGCTGGCCGGCGGCTACGATTCGGCCTACGGAGCAGTTGTGGGGATGACCGTGGTGAATGGAGACCTGACAATCAGCGCCGGCTCGGTCACGGTCCAGGGGCTGACGTTGCAGTAG
- a CDS encoding quinol:electron acceptor oxidoreductase subunit ActD gives MAGKNTAVYGIYTNRADAENCVDALRDAGFRSTDISVLLPENVGSKDFAHEKHTKAPEGTAAGAGTGAAIGGALGWLTGIGALAIPGIGPFLAAGPIVALLAGVGAGGVVGGIAGALVGMGIPEYEAKRYEGRVKEGGILMSVHSDNSEWADRAKEILERTGARDVSSHGEAKADFAKSDKPEYRGGSQV, from the coding sequence ATGGCAGGCAAGAACACGGCGGTTTACGGGATATACACCAACAGGGCGGATGCGGAGAATTGTGTGGACGCATTGCGTGATGCAGGGTTCAGAAGCACGGATATTTCAGTTCTCTTACCTGAAAATGTGGGGTCAAAGGATTTTGCCCATGAGAAGCACACCAAGGCTCCGGAGGGTACGGCAGCCGGGGCCGGGACAGGCGCAGCAATAGGTGGCGCTTTAGGGTGGCTTACCGGCATAGGAGCGCTGGCCATCCCCGGCATTGGACCATTCCTCGCGGCCGGGCCGATTGTTGCCCTCCTGGCCGGAGTGGGGGCAGGCGGAGTGGTAGGGGGCATAGCAGGTGCACTGGTCGGAATGGGAATTCCCGAATACGAGGCTAAGCGTTATGAAGGCCGCGTAAAGGAAGGGGGAATACTCATGTCGGTCCATTCCGACAATTCGGAATGGGCAGACCGGGCAAAGGAGATCCTGGAGCGTACCGGTGCCCGTGATGTCTCATCCCACGGGGAAGCCAAGGCGGATTTCGCCAAGAGCGACAAGCCCGAATATCGGGGTGGGTCGCAGGTATAA
- a CDS encoding mobile mystery protein B: protein MNIVYPEGATPLDADEAKGLLLSHITSRFELDRWEQENISEAEAWAFRRKPKDILTIGFIKRMHKRMFGNVWRWAGERRNSGKNIGVAAWQIDTDLQNLCADCATWIEYGTYPPDEIAARFHHRLAAIHPFPNGNGRHARLMTDILLVHLLGQPHFTWGSGNLVNAGDCRQQYINALRAADRHDYSQLLAFVRS from the coding sequence ATGAACATTGTTTATCCAGAGGGGGCAACACCGCTTGACGCCGACGAAGCGAAAGGTCTGCTGCTTTCTCATATCACCAGCCGGTTTGAGCTTGACCGCTGGGAACAGGAAAACATCAGCGAAGCGGAAGCATGGGCGTTTCGCCGCAAGCCGAAAGATATTCTCACCATTGGCTTCATCAAGCGGATGCACAAAAGGATGTTCGGTAATGTCTGGCGCTGGGCAGGAGAAAGACGCAACAGCGGCAAGAATATTGGTGTTGCGGCATGGCAGATAGATACCGACTTGCAAAATCTCTGCGCCGACTGCGCCACCTGGATTGAATACGGCACCTACCCACCGGATGAGATAGCAGCACGCTTTCATCACCGCCTTGCGGCAATTCACCCCTTCCCCAACGGCAACGGACGTCATGCCAGGCTCATGACCGATATTCTTCTGGTGCATCTGTTGGGACAACCGCACTTTACCTGGGGTAGCGGTAATCTGGTCAATGCCGGTGACTGTCGGCAACAGTACATCAATGCACTCCGTGCCGCAGACCGGCACGATTACAGCCAGTTGCTGGCATTTGTACGCTCATAA
- a CDS encoding mobile mystery protein A has protein sequence MLPKYKLIARQQLDNTLSYYAALKQNSPPVKGWIRAIREALGMSGKQLAKRLNVSQPRIPKLERDELSGVVSIKTMRQAAEALDCVFVYAMIPRTTLEETVRAQARKVADARTQRVSHTMLLEAQNLSDQEQSASIDAAVDELVQEMPKELWESKP, from the coding sequence ATGCTACCAAAATACAAACTCATCGCGCGTCAACAGCTAGATAATACGCTGTCCTACTATGCCGCCTTAAAACAAAACTCGCCGCCGGTTAAAGGCTGGATACGGGCAATCCGTGAAGCACTCGGTATGTCGGGTAAACAACTGGCAAAGCGCCTGAATGTCAGCCAGCCGCGCATTCCCAAACTGGAACGGGATGAGCTGTCAGGCGTCGTCTCTATTAAAACCATGCGGCAAGCTGCTGAAGCACTGGATTGCGTGTTTGTCTACGCCATGATTCCCCGTACCACCCTGGAGGAAACCGTTCGAGCGCAGGCTCGCAAGGTTGCCGACGCCAGAACGCAGAGGGTGTCGCACACCATGCTGCTCGAAGCGCAGAACCTGTCTGACCAGGAGCAAAGCGCATCGATTGACGCCGCCGTTGATGAACTAGTGCAGGAAATGCCGAAAGAACTCTGGGAAAGTAAGCCATGA